In Pseudophryne corroboree isolate aPseCor3 chromosome 3, aPseCor3.hap2, whole genome shotgun sequence, a genomic segment contains:
- the LOC135054804 gene encoding zinc finger protein 260-like — protein MMDKDRSLINERILNITLEIISLLTGENYKVIKKTLGECVTSNSHRCVSGGLRRTQIPITVPPPHSRINERHNDQKILELTHKIIQLLTGEDWKYLEGDKSLYKDTSLENRWSLMSQDGLSNRDSPERCPRPLYSQDCTEENHRTPQEDQGVKVEDIEEEEETYVECDQQSKEEEIHTYISTYGSSNRDTPERCPRPLYSQDCTEENHRTPQEDQGEELTYIKVEEIEGEEEETCVQGDQQCKEEIPTDLSTDGSNGRNISEEHLLSPDSEIEDNKIERDSPGENRIIPIIHPVRHSADTSSDPAYHMECSDNLDTVTQSTALRVPAIAPCSIDGKCFIPDSKLITYQPAKAGEKSFPCSECGKCFTQKSYLVQHQKIHTGEKPFSCSECGKSFTHKSTLVTHERLHTGEKPFSCSDCSKCFSHKSALVIHQRLHTGEKPFPCYNCGKRFIHKSHLVSHQRLHTGEKPFSCSECGKLFTHKSALVTHQRNHTGEKPFPCSECGKCFTEKSSLVLHQRLHTGAKPFQCSECGKCFTQKSDLVTHLRIHTGEKPFCCTECGKCFTRKSVLVTHERLHTGEKPFSCSECGKCFTHNSALVIHQRSHTGEKPFSCSVCGKSFTWQSGLVIHQKSHRGVKPFSSSDSGK, from the exons ATGATGGATAAGGATAGGAGTCTCATAAATGAGCGAATATTAAATATAACCCTGGAAATCATCTCTctactgactggggag AATTACAAAGTAATAAAGAAGACGTTAGGCGAGTGTGTGACATCCAACAGCCATCGCTGTGTGTCAGGTGGCTTGAGGAGGACCCAGATccccatcacagtgcctccacctcactcacggataaatgagagacacaatgaccagaagatcctggaactcacccacaagatcattcagctgctgactggagag GATTGGAAATATTTAGAAGGAGACAAGAGTCTGTACAAGGACACGAGTTTGGAGAATCGCTGGTCCCTTATGTCACAGG atggactcaGTAACAGAGattccccagagagatgtccccgtcctctttattcacaggattgtacagaggagaatcacaggaccccacaggaggatcag GGTgttaaggtagaagatatagaggaagaagaagagacatatgtagaATGTGATCAGCagagtaaggaggaggaaatccatacatatatcagcacat atggatccagtaacagagataccccagagagatgtccccgtcctctttattcccaggactgtacagaggagaatcacagaaccccacaggaggatcag GGTGAAGAACTGACTTATATTAAGGTAGAAgagatagagggagaagaagaagagaCATGTGTGCAGGGTgaccagcagtgtaaggaggaaatccctacagatctcAGCACAG aTGGAAGTAACGGAAGGAATATCTCAGAGGAACATCTCTTATCTCCAGATTCGGAAATAGAAGATAACAAAATCGAACGAGATTCTCCAGGAGAAAACCGTATtatcccaattatacatccagtacGCCATAGTGCAGATACGTCATCTGATCCCGCTTATCACATGGAATGTTCTGATAACTTAGATACTGTTACACAAAGTACGGCTCTTAGAGTACCAGCAATtgctccctgttctatagatggtaAATGTTTTATACCGGACTCAAAGCTTATTACCTATCAGCCAGCTAAAGCCGGGGAGAaatcatttccatgttctgagtgtgggaaatgttttacacagaaatcatatcttgttcaacatcagaaaattcacacaggtgagaagccgttttcatgctctgagtgtgggaaatcttttacACACAAGTCAAcacttgttacacatgagagactGCACaccggtgagaaaccattttcatgctcaGATTGTAGTAAATGTTTTTCGCACAAATCAGCTTTGGTTATACATCAGagacttcacacaggtgagaaaccatttccatgttataATTGCGGGAAgcgttttatacacaaatcacatcttgtttcaCATCAAAGActtcacacaggcgagaagccattttcatgttctgagtgtgggaagctttttacacacaaatcagcacttgttacacatcagcgcaatcacacaggagagaagccatttccatgttctgagtgtgggaaatgttttacagagaaatcatcccttgttttacatcagagactTCACACAGGTGCAAAACCGTTTCAGTGTtccgagtgtggaaaatgtttcacacagaaatcagatcttgttacacatttgagaattcacacaggtgagaagcctttttgttgtaccgagtgtgggaaatgttttacacggaagtcAGTTCTTGTTACGCATGAGAGacttcacacaggtgaaaagccattttcctgttcggagtgtggaaaatgttttacacataattCAGCtctagttatacatcagagaagtcacacaggagagaagccattttcctgttccgtTTGTGGGAAATCTTTTACGTGGCAATCAGGTCTGGTTATACACCAGAAAAGTCACAGAGGTGTCAAGCCGTTTTCATCTTCTGATTCTGGGAAatga